A single genomic interval of Dysidea avara chromosome 6, odDysAvar1.4, whole genome shotgun sequence harbors:
- the LOC136259223 gene encoding large ribosomal subunit protein uL13-like: MVTIRNHDTSQFDGPKFFEAEQLRPCCNKPNKSTPLAIICNMSWSDLCTNCVKGMKYVFVLMGDYELSRVHNMYTKENHNVFQLCFCDQKKLKRFDETLQQILIDGAGHLLGRLASIIAKAVLSRQRVVVVRCEAINISGSFYRNKLKYLDFLRKRCNVKPARGPFHFRAPSRIFWRVVRGMVPHKTARGEEAMNRLRVYDGIPAPYDKQKRMVVPSALRVLKLQPKRKYCLVGRLSHEVGWKYQDVLKTLEEKRKAKSSIYYERKKHLLRLREKAKQEAKAELAEVNQKLEQFRYAE; encoded by the exons ATGGTTACAATTAGAAATCACGACACTTCACAGTTTGATGGTCCCAAATTCTTTGAGGCTGAACAGCTCAGACCTTGTTGTAATAAACCTAACAAGTCAACACCACTAGCAATTATATG TAACATGTCATGGAGTGACCTATGTACTAATTGTGTTAAAGGAATGAAATATGTTTTTGTATTGATGGGAGATTATGAactgtcaagagttcataacatgtatactaaggaga ACCATAATGTGTTTCAGCTATGCTTTTGTGATCAGAAAAAATTAAAAAGATTTGACGAAACACTTCAA CAAATTTTGATAGACGGCGCTGGTCATCTGTTGGGTCGACTTGCTTCCATAATTGCCAAAGCAGTACTTAGCA GACAACGCGTGGTAGTGGTAAGATGTGAGGCAATCAACATCAGTGGAAGCTTCTACAGAAACAAAT TAAAATACCTTGACTTCCTGAGAAAACGCTGCAATGTTAAACCAGCTCGTGGTCCATTCCACTTTCGGGCACCAAGCCGCATCTTCTGGCGTGTGGTACGTGGCATGGTACCACATAAAACAGCAAGAGGTGAAGAAGCAATGAACAGGTTGAGAGTGTATGATGGCATCCCAGCTCCTTATGACAAG CAAAAGAGAATGGTTGTTCCGTCAGCTCTTAGAGTTCTCAAGCTGCAGCCAAAAAGAAAG TACTGCCTTGTGGGTCGCCTATCTCATGAAGTTGGATGGAAATACCAG GATGTGTTGAAGACTTTAGAGGAGAAGAGAAAAGCAAAGTCAAGTATCTACTATGAAAGAAAGAAACATCTCTTG AGACTAAGAGAGAAGGCTAAACAAGAGGCTAAAGCAGAGTTGGCTGAAGTCAACCAGAAATTGGAGCAATTTAGATATGCAGAATAA